Proteins encoded by one window of Cervus canadensis isolate Bull #8, Minnesota chromosome 18, ASM1932006v1, whole genome shotgun sequence:
- the LOC122421094 gene encoding androgen-binding protein homolog → MKGALLVLALLVTRELTFETREAEACPMFSAAFSSMALGSKILLNSTLSLVNATDGENEAIGRIQDCFNEAGFDDKLLNIKSMISVILSEDCSDYVLSSVVDTVLGLILSVTSLVR, encoded by the exons ATGAAGGGAGCACTGCTTGTGCTGGCCCTGCTGGTGACCAGAGAGCTGACCTTTGAGACACGTGAGG CCGAAGCCTGCCCTATGTTTAGTGCAGCATTTAGCTCGATGGCCCTTGGAAGCAAAATATTGTTGAACTCAACGCTCAGTTTGGTCAATGCTACTGATGGAGAAAATGAAGCTATAGGAAGAATCCAGGATTGCTTCAATGAGGCGGGATTTGATGACAAACTGTTGAATATAAAAAGCATG ATTTCCGTCATCTTGAGTGAGGATTGCAGTGACTATGTATTGTCCTCGGTGGTGGATACTGTTTTAGGATTAATTCTCAGTGTGACGTCTCTGGTGAGATAA